The Mycolicibacterium smegmatis genome has a window encoding:
- a CDS encoding 2Fe-2S iron-sulfur cluster-binding protein, translating to MTAEPVPTAEPGGKVTILFERERVSVPRRPNETLLESARRAGMTPPFSCEAGNCGTCMAKLLEGTATMRVNDALDDDEVAEGYVLTCQAVPDCDTVTVSYDDD from the coding sequence ATGACGGCAGAACCAGTACCCACCGCGGAGCCCGGCGGGAAGGTGACCATCCTGTTCGAGCGTGAGCGGGTGTCGGTTCCGCGCAGGCCGAACGAGACGCTGCTGGAGAGCGCCCGACGGGCGGGCATGACACCTCCGTTCTCATGCGAGGCGGGTAACTGCGGCACGTGCATGGCCAAACTCCTCGAGGGCACCGCCACGATGCGCGTCAACGACGCCCTCGACGACGACGAGGTCGCCGAGGGTTACGTGCTGACGTGCCAGGCGGTTCCGGACTGCGACACCGTGACGGTCTCCTACGACGACGACTGA
- a CDS encoding CaiB/BaiF CoA transferase family protein has translation MSACASAPLAGIRVIEVGVMLAGPYATMMLADLGAEVIKIEPPGGEISRQVGDSYFASLNRGKRSLCLDLASANGKARLAELVADSHALLVNMKPSVIRRLGLTYDALKEFNPEIVCVAMTGFGLDGGDDPAFDYVIQAATGVAAMTGDPDGPPTLPGYSSADNSTGLTAALGLLAMIVSGRGGQVDVSLRDVMLSQLNYRASAYLNDGAEPRRHPNGAHSYYVPAQLFPTADGYLALFITHDGFWRSFAGEAGISGFETMAERAARRDEVLHVVTATLATDSAASWEKRLKPLGIPVAAVRTLPEALSETPEALVTAGDFRLVGSSIRIAGYQPDYRPPPAFDEYAGGQAQARSQSSS, from the coding sequence ATGAGCGCTTGCGCGAGCGCTCCGCTGGCCGGTATCCGCGTCATCGAGGTCGGCGTGATGCTCGCGGGCCCGTACGCCACCATGATGCTCGCGGATCTCGGCGCCGAGGTGATCAAGATCGAACCGCCGGGCGGCGAGATCTCGCGCCAGGTGGGGGACAGTTACTTCGCGAGCCTCAACCGCGGCAAGCGCAGCCTGTGCTTGGACCTCGCGTCGGCAAATGGGAAGGCGAGACTCGCTGAGCTGGTGGCGGATTCACACGCACTGCTGGTGAACATGAAGCCTTCGGTGATCCGCCGCCTCGGTCTGACCTACGACGCGCTCAAGGAGTTCAACCCCGAGATCGTGTGCGTCGCGATGACGGGGTTCGGGCTCGACGGCGGTGACGATCCCGCGTTCGACTACGTGATCCAGGCCGCGACGGGGGTCGCGGCGATGACGGGGGACCCGGATGGTCCGCCCACGCTGCCGGGGTATTCGTCGGCGGACAACTCGACGGGTCTCACCGCGGCGCTGGGTCTGCTGGCGATGATCGTGTCCGGGCGCGGAGGGCAGGTGGATGTGTCGCTGCGCGATGTCATGCTGTCGCAGTTGAACTACCGCGCGTCGGCGTATCTCAACGACGGTGCCGAACCGCGCCGCCACCCCAACGGCGCGCATTCCTATTACGTTCCGGCGCAGCTGTTTCCGACGGCGGACGGATACCTGGCGCTGTTCATCACGCACGACGGGTTCTGGAGGTCGTTCGCCGGCGAGGCCGGCATTTCGGGGTTCGAGACCATGGCCGAACGCGCGGCGCGCCGTGACGAGGTGCTGCATGTGGTGACTGCGACACTGGCGACCGACTCGGCCGCGAGTTGGGAGAAACGGCTCAAACCGCTGGGCATCCCGGTCGCCGCGGTGCGCACACTGCCCGAAGCGCTTTCGGAGACACCCGAGGCGCTCGTCACCGCAGGCGATTTCCGTCTGGTGGGCAGTTCGATCCGCATCGCCGGGTACCAACCGGATTATCGCCCGCCGCCGGCGTTCGACGAGTATGCGGGCGGGCAGGCGCAGGCTCGTTCTCAGTCGTCGTCGTAG
- a CDS encoding LLM class F420-dependent oxidoreductase, translating to MRLGVMIGAERGDMTRKVNKLAADIQWAEAAGLDSAWMPQVPDDFDCLSMVALMAAHTSTIELGTAVVPLQAQHPVALARQALSVHAIAEGRLALGVGPSHHWIIRDMLGLPYDKPAAYTRDYLEVLNASLAGPGPVDVENDTFTVHNPTALAAETPLPVLVAALGPVMLQIAGELADGTVLWMADERAIGDHIAPRINKAADNAGRPAPRIVAGIPVCLCANSEIDTAKERANRILAEAETSPNYQRLLDRGDARNVGDLCAAGDEDAILARFKRFADAGVTDLSVRLLPIGDNRDELIASKYRTREVIAELAKAVR from the coding sequence ATGAGACTGGGCGTGATGATCGGGGCCGAACGCGGCGACATGACACGCAAGGTCAACAAGCTCGCGGCCGACATCCAGTGGGCCGAGGCCGCGGGCCTGGACAGCGCGTGGATGCCGCAGGTGCCCGACGATTTCGACTGCCTGTCCATGGTCGCGCTGATGGCCGCGCACACCTCGACCATCGAACTCGGCACGGCCGTCGTGCCGCTGCAGGCACAGCATCCGGTAGCCCTTGCGCGCCAGGCGCTCTCGGTGCACGCGATCGCCGAGGGTCGGTTGGCGCTCGGGGTGGGCCCGTCGCATCACTGGATCATCCGCGACATGCTGGGTCTGCCCTACGACAAGCCCGCCGCCTACACACGCGACTACCTCGAGGTGCTCAACGCTTCCCTGGCCGGGCCGGGACCCGTCGACGTCGAGAACGACACGTTCACGGTGCACAACCCCACCGCGCTGGCCGCCGAGACACCCCTGCCCGTGCTGGTCGCCGCGCTCGGTCCGGTGATGCTGCAGATCGCAGGCGAACTCGCCGACGGCACGGTGCTCTGGATGGCCGACGAACGCGCGATCGGTGACCACATCGCGCCGCGCATCAACAAGGCCGCCGACAACGCGGGAAGGCCCGCTCCTCGGATCGTGGCCGGAATCCCGGTGTGCCTGTGCGCCAACTCCGAGATCGACACCGCCAAGGAGCGGGCCAACCGGATCCTGGCCGAGGCCGAGACGTCGCCCAATTACCAGCGCCTGCTGGACCGCGGTGACGCGCGCAATGTCGGTGATCTGTGCGCGGCCGGTGACGAGGACGCGATCCTGGCCCGGTTCAAGCGGTTCGCCGATGCGGGCGTGACGGATCTGTCGGTGCGGCTGCTGCCCATCGGCGACAACCGTGACGAGTTGATCGCCTCGAAGTACCGCACGCGTGAGGTGATCGCCGAACTCGCCAAGGCGGTGCGATGA
- a CDS encoding cobalamin B12-binding domain-containing protein has translation MATRVLVAKPGLDGHDRGAKIVARTLRDAGFEVIYTGIRQRIEDIVSIALQEDVALVGLSILSGAHVALTARTVEALRAADAGDIAVVVGGTIPQGDVQKLLDVGAAAVFPTGTPLDTLVTEVRALTEKVAK, from the coding sequence ATGGCCACCCGGGTGCTGGTCGCCAAGCCGGGTCTGGACGGTCACGACCGCGGAGCCAAGATCGTCGCGCGCACGTTGCGCGACGCCGGTTTCGAGGTCATCTACACCGGCATCCGGCAGCGCATCGAGGACATCGTGTCCATCGCTTTGCAGGAAGACGTTGCGCTGGTCGGCCTTTCGATCCTGTCCGGGGCGCATGTCGCACTCACGGCGCGCACCGTCGAGGCACTGCGGGCCGCCGACGCCGGTGACATCGCCGTCGTCGTCGGCGGCACCATCCCGCAGGGCGACGTCCAGAAACTGCTCGACGTCGGGGCGGCCGCGGTGTTCCCCACGGGCACGCCGCTGGACACGCTGGTGACCGAGGTGCGGGCTCTCACGGAGAAGGTGGCCAAATGA
- a CDS encoding methylmalonyl-CoA mutase family protein: MSEQAQPRVETPSGIPLAPVYGPQDRSGEPPPPGTYPFTRGNFASGYRGKTWTFRQYSGFGTAEESNRRYRYLLDQGGTGLSVALDLPTQCGYDSDDDEYGEEVGRVGVAVDTLADAEILFDGIPLEAISTSFTINGTAAILLAFYVAAAEKKGVPREKLTGTIQNDILKEYASRGTWIWPPEPSLRLIADTIEFCAAEVPKFNAISVAGAHFRDAGANAVQEMAFTLADGVTYCDTVIERGRMTIDKFAPQISFFFYTHGDFFEEIAKYRAGRRRWATIVRERYGATTDKASMFRFGCVSGGASLYAPQAQNNLVRVAYEALASVLGGVQSMFTAAWDEPFALPSEESATLALRTQQILAYETGVAKVADPLGGSYFVEALTDATEAKIVEIMSDLEAHGGMVACIEDGYLQGLIADEAYKLHQEIESGERPVVGVNRFVVDEPPPEIATYELDAEGRDLQLKRLSKVKAERDSAQVKATLAALSAAAEGDDNLMHKLIDCANAYCTVGEMVSALKAVWGEFQQPVVF, encoded by the coding sequence ATGAGCGAGCAAGCCCAACCTCGGGTGGAGACCCCCTCCGGTATTCCGCTGGCACCGGTGTACGGACCCCAGGACCGCAGCGGCGAACCGCCGCCGCCGGGGACCTACCCGTTCACGCGCGGAAACTTCGCGTCCGGGTACCGCGGCAAGACCTGGACGTTTCGGCAGTACTCGGGTTTCGGCACGGCCGAGGAGTCCAACCGCCGGTACCGTTACCTGCTCGACCAGGGCGGCACCGGGCTTTCGGTCGCGCTGGACCTGCCCACGCAGTGCGGGTACGACTCCGATGATGACGAGTACGGCGAGGAGGTCGGCCGTGTCGGCGTGGCCGTCGACACCCTTGCCGACGCCGAGATCCTGTTCGACGGGATACCGCTGGAGGCGATCAGCACGAGTTTCACGATCAACGGCACCGCCGCGATCCTGCTGGCGTTCTACGTCGCGGCCGCCGAGAAGAAGGGCGTGCCGCGCGAGAAGCTCACCGGCACCATCCAGAACGACATCCTCAAGGAGTACGCGTCGCGCGGCACCTGGATCTGGCCGCCGGAACCGTCACTGCGGCTCATCGCCGACACCATCGAGTTCTGCGCGGCCGAGGTGCCCAAGTTCAACGCGATCTCGGTGGCGGGCGCGCACTTCCGCGACGCAGGCGCCAACGCGGTTCAGGAGATGGCGTTCACGCTCGCCGACGGGGTGACGTACTGCGACACGGTCATCGAACGCGGACGCATGACCATCGACAAGTTCGCGCCGCAGATCTCGTTCTTCTTCTACACACACGGCGACTTCTTCGAGGAGATCGCCAAATACCGTGCCGGACGGCGCCGCTGGGCCACGATAGTGCGGGAACGTTACGGCGCCACCACCGACAAGGCGTCGATGTTCCGGTTCGGCTGCGTATCCGGTGGGGCGTCGCTGTATGCGCCGCAGGCACAGAACAACCTGGTGCGCGTGGCGTACGAGGCGCTCGCGTCGGTGCTCGGCGGTGTGCAGTCGATGTTCACCGCGGCCTGGGACGAACCGTTCGCGCTGCCCAGCGAGGAATCGGCGACGCTCGCGCTGCGCACGCAGCAGATCCTGGCCTACGAAACCGGAGTCGCCAAGGTCGCCGATCCGCTCGGCGGGTCGTACTTCGTCGAAGCACTCACCGACGCCACCGAGGCCAAGATCGTCGAGATCATGAGCGATCTGGAAGCTCATGGCGGCATGGTGGCCTGCATCGAGGACGGTTACCTGCAGGGGCTGATCGCCGACGAGGCCTACAAGCTGCACCAGGAGATCGAGTCGGGCGAGCGGCCCGTGGTGGGCGTCAACAGGTTCGTCGTCGACGAGCCGCCGCCGGAGATCGCGACCTACGAACTCGACGCCGAGGGCCGCGACCTGCAACTCAAACGACTGTCGAAGGTCAAGGCCGAACGCGATTCCGCACAGGTGAAGGCCACGCTGGCGGCGCTGTCCGCGGCCGCCGAGGGAGATGACAATCTGATGCACAAGCTGATCGACTGCGCCAACGCCTACTGCACGGTGGGGGAGATGGTGTCGGCGCTCAAGGCGGTGTGGGGCGAGTTCCAGCAACCGGTGGTGTTCTGA
- a CDS encoding SDR family oxidoreductase, translating into MSSQQESFADRTMVVSGGSRGIGLAIALGAAKRGANVVLLAKTAQPHPKLPGTVHTAVAEVEAAGGKGVAVVGDVRKDEDVARAVDTAVERFGGVDIVVNNASAIATEPTESLAVKKFDLMMDINVRGTFLLTKAALPHLRTSVEAGRAAHVLTLAPPLNLNPYWLGAHPSYTLSKYGMTLLSQGWAAEYADSGIGFSCLWPETYIATAAVANGAGGAELLKSSRSPEIMADAAVEILSRPAGEVNGQTFVDSEVLTTAGVSDLSRYGGGDSPIIDIFIDAPGQGA; encoded by the coding sequence ATGTCCAGCCAGCAGGAGTCTTTCGCCGATCGCACGATGGTCGTGTCGGGCGGCAGCCGGGGTATCGGCCTGGCGATCGCACTGGGTGCGGCCAAACGCGGCGCCAACGTGGTGCTGCTCGCCAAGACCGCGCAACCGCATCCGAAACTGCCCGGCACCGTGCACACCGCGGTCGCCGAGGTCGAGGCCGCCGGCGGCAAGGGCGTCGCGGTGGTCGGTGACGTTCGCAAGGATGAGGACGTCGCACGCGCCGTCGACACCGCGGTGGAACGCTTCGGCGGCGTCGACATCGTGGTCAACAACGCCAGCGCGATCGCGACCGAACCGACCGAATCGCTTGCGGTCAAGAAATTCGACCTGATGATGGACATCAACGTGCGCGGCACGTTCCTGCTGACCAAGGCCGCCCTGCCGCACCTGCGCACGTCCGTGGAGGCCGGGCGCGCCGCCCATGTGCTGACCCTGGCCCCGCCGCTCAACCTCAACCCGTACTGGCTGGGTGCACACCCGTCCTACACGCTGTCCAAGTACGGGATGACCCTGCTGTCGCAGGGCTGGGCCGCGGAGTATGCCGACTCCGGAATCGGTTTCAGCTGCCTGTGGCCCGAGACGTACATCGCGACGGCGGCCGTGGCCAACGGCGCAGGAGGTGCCGAACTGCTGAAATCCTCCCGCAGCCCCGAGATCATGGCCGACGCCGCCGTCGAGATCCTGTCCCGGCCGGCCGGCGAGGTCAACGGCCAGACCTTCGTCGACTCCGAAGTTCTCACCACAGCAGGCGTGAGCGACCTGTCCCGTTACGGTGGCGGGGACAGTCCGATCATCGACATCTTCATCGACGCACCGGGACAGGGCGCATGA
- a CDS encoding class I adenylate-forming enzyme family protein, producing MSISLLLEMASSGDPDRTAVVSDDTRLTAGELSTLADGAAGVIAGSGAAHVAYVGTGGALLPLLLFASARAAIPFTPLNYRLSAEGLRELVDRLPTPLVIADGEYAGMLAGAGRPVLTSEEFLSQARTADPAAEFADPDAVAVVLFTSGTTSRPKAVELTHNNLTSYITGTVEFGSAAPEDAALICVPPYHIAGVSAAMSNLYAGRKMVYLRNFDAHRWVELVRTEGVTSATVVPTMLDRIVTALETTRAELPTLRNLAYGGSKVALPLVRKALELMPNVGFVNAYGLTETSSTIAVLGPDDHRAALASDDPGVTRRLGSVGQVVPGIEVQIRGEDGTVLGPGETGELFVRGEQVSGRYTEIGSVLDEDGWFPTKDVAMLDQDGYLFIGGRSDDTIIRGGENIAPAEIEDVLVEHPDVRDVAVVGPEDPQWGQIIVAVVVPADGAEPDADVLREHVRKHLRGSRTPDRVVFRAELPTNATGKVLRRQLVDELQPIS from the coding sequence ATGAGCATATCGCTGCTGCTCGAGATGGCATCGTCGGGAGATCCCGACCGCACCGCGGTGGTTTCCGACGACACCCGGCTCACCGCAGGCGAGTTGAGCACATTGGCCGACGGGGCAGCAGGCGTCATCGCCGGGTCAGGCGCGGCACACGTCGCCTACGTGGGTACCGGTGGCGCGCTGCTGCCGCTGCTGCTGTTCGCCTCGGCACGCGCGGCGATCCCCTTCACCCCCCTGAACTACCGTCTCAGCGCCGAAGGTCTGCGCGAGCTGGTCGACCGGTTGCCCACACCGCTGGTGATCGCCGACGGCGAGTACGCCGGCATGCTCGCCGGAGCGGGCAGGCCGGTGCTCACCTCCGAGGAGTTCCTGTCCCAGGCCCGCACGGCCGATCCGGCCGCAGAGTTCGCCGACCCCGACGCGGTCGCGGTGGTGCTGTTCACCTCGGGCACCACATCGCGCCCCAAGGCCGTCGAACTCACCCACAACAACCTCACGAGCTACATCACCGGGACCGTCGAATTCGGTTCGGCCGCACCGGAGGACGCCGCGCTGATCTGTGTGCCGCCGTACCACATCGCGGGTGTCAGCGCGGCGATGTCCAACCTGTACGCCGGCCGGAAGATGGTGTACCTGCGCAACTTCGACGCACACCGCTGGGTCGAGTTGGTGCGCACCGAGGGCGTCACGTCTGCCACCGTGGTGCCGACCATGCTCGACCGTATCGTCACCGCACTTGAGACCACGCGCGCCGAGCTGCCGACCCTGCGCAACCTCGCCTACGGCGGATCCAAGGTCGCGCTGCCCCTGGTCCGCAAGGCGCTGGAGCTGATGCCGAACGTCGGATTCGTCAACGCCTACGGTCTCACCGAAACCAGCTCCACCATCGCGGTCCTCGGACCCGACGACCACCGGGCCGCGCTGGCCTCCGACGACCCCGGTGTGACCCGCCGCCTCGGGTCGGTGGGACAGGTGGTGCCCGGGATCGAGGTGCAGATCCGCGGCGAGGACGGCACCGTGCTGGGGCCCGGCGAGACCGGTGAGCTGTTCGTGCGCGGCGAGCAGGTGTCCGGCCGGTACACCGAGATCGGGTCGGTGCTCGACGAGGACGGCTGGTTCCCCACCAAAGACGTTGCGATGCTTGACCAGGACGGCTATCTGTTCATCGGCGGCCGGTCGGACGACACCATCATCCGCGGCGGCGAGAACATCGCTCCCGCCGAGATCGAGGACGTTCTCGTGGAACATCCCGACGTGCGCGACGTCGCGGTGGTCGGCCCCGAGGACCCCCAGTGGGGCCAGATCATCGTCGCGGTCGTGGTGCCCGCCGACGGCGCCGAACCCGACGCCGACGTACTCCGCGAGCACGTCCGCAAACACCTGCGCGGATCCCGCACCCCCGACCGCGTGGTCTTCCGCGCCGAACTGCCCACCAACGCCACCGGCAAGGTGCTGCGCCGTCAACTCGTCGACGAACTCCAGCCCATCTCGTAG
- a CDS encoding MFS transporter, translated as MATSTGVRVSPLRVAVASFIGTTVEFYDFLIYGTAAALVFPKLFFPQASPAAGILLSFATFGVGFIARPLGGIVFGHFGDRIGRKRMLVYSLVGMGVSTVLIGLLPTYAQIGLAAPVLLTVLRLCQGFAVGGEWGGATLMAVEHASADRRGFYGAFPQMGAPAGTASATLAFFLASQLPDAQFLAWGWRLPFLFSAVLIVIGLVIRLKLTESPEFSAVVQNSAVRRMPIVEAFRRHWRQIVLVAGAYLSQGVFAYICVAYLVSYATTAAGIDRTAALFAVFVAALVAVAAYPAFGAWSDAVGRKRLFLVGVVLMAASVFPVFALIDTGSALLFGVALVLVFGLAMAPAAGVTGALFSLAFDADVRYSGVSIGYTLSQVVGSAFAPTIAAALYAATQSSDSIAWYLVAVSAISVVAGTLLPSDRSAPEAAVVKG; from the coding sequence ATGGCCACGTCGACGGGGGTGCGGGTATCCCCGCTTCGCGTCGCGGTCGCGAGCTTCATCGGGACCACGGTCGAGTTCTACGACTTCCTGATCTACGGGACCGCGGCCGCGCTCGTCTTCCCCAAGCTGTTCTTCCCACAGGCCTCGCCCGCGGCGGGCATTCTCCTGTCGTTCGCGACATTCGGCGTCGGGTTCATCGCCCGACCGCTCGGCGGCATCGTGTTCGGGCATTTCGGCGACCGCATCGGCCGCAAGCGCATGCTCGTGTACTCCCTTGTCGGCATGGGTGTCTCGACCGTGCTGATCGGCCTGCTGCCCACCTACGCCCAGATCGGGCTGGCGGCCCCGGTCCTGCTGACCGTGCTGCGCCTGTGCCAGGGCTTCGCAGTCGGCGGCGAATGGGGCGGCGCGACGCTCATGGCCGTCGAGCACGCGAGCGCCGACCGGCGTGGTTTCTACGGCGCCTTCCCCCAGATGGGCGCCCCGGCAGGCACGGCGTCGGCGACGCTGGCGTTCTTTTTGGCCTCGCAACTGCCCGACGCGCAGTTCCTCGCGTGGGGGTGGCGGCTGCCGTTCCTGTTCAGCGCCGTGCTGATCGTGATCGGTCTGGTGATCCGGCTCAAGCTGACCGAGAGCCCCGAGTTCTCCGCGGTGGTGCAGAACTCGGCGGTACGGCGGATGCCGATCGTCGAGGCGTTCCGCAGGCACTGGCGCCAGATCGTGCTGGTGGCGGGCGCCTACCTGTCCCAGGGGGTGTTCGCCTACATCTGCGTGGCCTACCTGGTGTCCTATGCCACCACCGCCGCCGGGATCGACCGCACCGCCGCACTTTTCGCTGTCTTCGTCGCCGCGCTGGTGGCCGTGGCGGCCTACCCGGCCTTCGGCGCGTGGTCGGATGCGGTGGGCCGCAAACGTCTGTTCCTGGTCGGCGTGGTCCTCATGGCGGCCTCGGTGTTCCCGGTCTTCGCGCTGATCGACACCGGCAGCGCGCTGCTGTTCGGCGTCGCGCTGGTCCTGGTGTTCGGCCTGGCGATGGCCCCGGCCGCCGGCGTGACAGGCGCGCTGTTCAGCCTCGCCTTCGACGCCGACGTCCGGTACAGCGGGGTGTCGATCGGTTACACGCTGTCACAGGTCGTCGGGTCGGCGTTCGCGCCGACGATCGCCGCAGCGCTGTACGCCGCGACGCAATCCAGTGACTCGATCGCGTGGTATCTGGTTGCCGTGTCGGCGATCTCGGTGGTCGCCGGTACGCTGCTGCCGTCTGACCGCAGCGCACCAGAGGCCGCGGTGGTGAAGGGCTAG
- a CDS encoding phosphotransferase: MTAALTVPRDWTEITPQWLTAALATHHPGAVVEGVGVDMRDDGTNRRARLAVTYRPGPAGPATLFVKAVDPDHKAMIKMTSGLLHEPRLFNSDVALPLEHPTVYAAAIDEADEEFVLVMEDLTARGADPRDATRPLTVDQAANGVRALARLHGQFWGERLRHPTLAWLEPFEPWDGMQWAPLPAALERLGDDAPPSVQALTIDHLVEGVWKPYIRCLTASSEPQTLLHGDAHIGNTYLTPDGDVGFLDWQVARRGNFAVDLGYFLQGALRTEDRRIAERELLQEYSDALELPDAEKPSLEQIWLRYRASVAHGLMTWLATASAGELWQRPDIALALAQRYSAAYEDLQTAEALADLTA, translated from the coding sequence ATGACCGCGGCGCTCACGGTTCCCCGGGACTGGACCGAGATCACCCCGCAGTGGCTCACGGCCGCGCTCGCAACGCACCATCCCGGCGCCGTGGTCGAGGGTGTCGGCGTCGACATGCGCGACGACGGCACGAACCGGCGGGCGCGACTCGCCGTGACGTACCGTCCCGGGCCTGCCGGGCCCGCCACGCTGTTCGTCAAGGCCGTGGACCCCGACCACAAGGCGATGATCAAGATGACCAGCGGCCTGCTGCACGAGCCGCGGCTGTTCAACTCGGATGTGGCGCTGCCGCTGGAACATCCGACGGTGTACGCGGCGGCGATCGACGAGGCCGACGAGGAGTTCGTGCTCGTCATGGAAGACCTCACCGCCCGCGGTGCGGACCCGCGCGACGCGACGCGGCCGCTGACCGTCGACCAGGCCGCCAACGGCGTGCGTGCGCTCGCGCGCCTGCACGGGCAGTTCTGGGGTGAGCGGCTTCGACACCCCACGCTGGCGTGGCTCGAACCGTTCGAACCGTGGGACGGGATGCAGTGGGCGCCGCTGCCGGCCGCGCTCGAGCGACTCGGTGACGACGCGCCGCCGTCGGTACAGGCGCTGACCATCGACCACCTCGTCGAGGGCGTCTGGAAGCCCTACATCCGCTGCCTCACCGCGTCGTCGGAACCGCAGACCCTGCTGCACGGCGACGCGCACATCGGCAACACCTACCTCACGCCCGACGGTGACGTCGGATTCCTCGACTGGCAGGTCGCGCGCCGCGGGAACTTCGCGGTGGATCTCGGGTACTTCCTGCAGGGCGCCCTGCGTACGGAGGACAGGCGCATCGCCGAGCGGGAGCTGTTGCAGGAATATTCTGACGCGCTCGAGTTACCCGACGCGGAAAAGCCCTCGCTGGAACAGATCTGGTTGCGGTACCGCGCGTCGGTCGCACATGGGCTCATGACGTGGCTCGCGACCGCGAGCGCGGGGGAGTTGTGGCAGCGTCCCGACATCGCGCTGGCGCTCGCGCAACGCTATTCGGCGGCGTACGAGGATCTGCAGACCGCCGAGGCGCTCGCGGATCTGACCGCCTAG